CAGGCAAATCTCCCAAATACCACACTCAGCATCCCACTCTGCCCTTCAGCCCATCCCATTCCAAGAGAGGCAGGGTTCCCCAGAGTAGCTGGGCTAGTCCTTGGCCATAGCTCTTCTTATAGGAATTTTTGCACCGTGTGGATAAAGAAGACTTTACCTTGACATAAGCCTGACTCTGCCTTCCCACTGCAGTTTGACAACTAGCCACTCACCAACTCACCCAATACAGAGACATTATTCAGCACCAAGTGCCCACCTGTGGAGGGAGGTAGGCTCACGTGGAACACCAGGATTATAGAAAcatgtttccttgtctgtaaactcCTTATGGTAGTGGCTGTCTTACTGTGAGTTTTGGATTCTCTTTGAATATgtaatagatgaataaatgagtgaaagaataaatgaatgagtcaaaTGAATCGTAGCCCTGCAggtgactagctgtgtgaccttgaagaaATCATTTAACCTATctggccttggtttccttatctgtaatatGGGATAATAATATCTAAAGTGTATACAATTTGTCTTAGCCCATGTTCACCTTCTGAAGAGAGGGCAGATCACTAAAATACTTTGGATGAACTGGTCTGTTTACACTTGTTTTTTAGGGTGATACTATCTAAATGGGtttacctcattttaattttctgcagCCCTTTGACGTGCCCTCACAGGAGGCCCGGGGCTTTGAACTGGAGTCTGAGGACTAAAAAGTCAAAGCCCTGTTTCAGCTAACTCAGCAGCTCTGTGGTCTCGGGTACTGTAACTCCCAGAACCTTGGTTTCCTTCTTTGAAGGGTGATAGGAGTGGGATTTGTCTCCGAGTTAGTGGGAAGGTTAAATGGCATGATCTTGGAGGATGAACTTGGAAACTGTGCAGAGGTTTCCTGCCTCTGTCATGGCCTTGATCCCGTCCCCGATCCATGCCGGGTCTTGCTGCCTCTCATGCACTGTGTCTATTGCTTCCCCTTGGTCTTGGTCTGCAGTTACCTCTTTTTCTCCCAAATCCCCCCTTCCCTCGCATCCctcctcatccttcaagaccaATTTATATATCAccttctccatgaagccttctcAGACTGCTTTAAGCTACAAGGTTCTCTCCCGTCTCTCTCTTTACTGTATTAGTCTGTGTCATACCATCTCTCACTTAATTACTCTCttccatgtgtattttttaagacCAAGTATACTAAATTCTCTTTAAACATGTCACTTACACTTTGATATTCACCACGGTAACTAGTGGGACGGCAGACAGTTACACTCCACACTTTCCAGCCCATGGGTTGTAGATCATGctgccccttcttttttttttttttgggccgtgccgttcaatccctggttttagttttccccaaccagggattgaacccggcctctcagcagtgaaaaccgagagtcctaaccactggaccaccagggatgctgccccttctttttctcaaagtgctttccctcccttctcttcttgtCCACTTTCTACTCACCTTTAAAGACCAATTCAGTTGGTGTCCCCTCTGCAACTCCTTCCCTTGTTTAGAGCTGTGGTTTCCTCAGGGCTCCTCATGGTGCTTTGCGCCTGCTCGATGTGGATGTGTATCAGTCAGTTGGATATGTACCTGCCTCCCCCACAGGGTGTAACCTCCTGGAGGACACACTACATAACTTGTACACCTTTGTGCACACCTCTCCACCCCCCGAAGCCTGGAACAGATTACTCATACATTCTctaatttattgagtacctgctatgtgccaggcaccctgtTGAGTGCTGTTGACAACCTCGTGAGCAAAATAACTATGAGCTTACCTCTGTAGAGCCTTTAGTGTGTGGAGGACCCAGGCTTTAACTAAATACTCGCAGGAAAGGATGGAAAACTGCAAGTTGTATGCTTGTTGCGGAGCCGAGGTGCCCGGAGCTAGGAGAGAAGGTCAGAGGTCTCAGGGCCAGTTTCCTTGAAGAACTCCGAGAAAGGCACTCTATGAATGTTTGCTAAATGGTAGGGAATTGAACAGTGGCTGCCCAATAAATACTCGTTGATtggttgattgatttttggcaaagCCTCTGGAGATCCTGAGAAGAAAGGGCCTCGGGTCCCCATCATtcttattacataattatttcagTGCATTTAAAGCTCCCCATTTTTCATCTTATACTTTAAACATCAGGGAAAAACCGATAGGCCAACTTTATAATATGTTAAAATGACTGCGGTGTTTTGGAATATTACATAGCTATAAGagtttatgtatatttaatacGCTTATTAAAATATGCAGTAAGCCCATGGCTGATTTTCTCTAAGGACGTCTCAGTGCCGAGGTGggatttaaatgtttaatattaataataatactcatATTTCTCTAGTGCTTTTCATCTTCGGGATCCCTAAAGCCTGTGAGCATCACATCAAGTGGATGCAGCTGGGCTTGCCAGCGGGCTGACAGCATCCTCATctgccctcctttcttcctctgggggaggagaagggggaactCCAACACAAAGGTTCCAGCTTCCACTGCCTACATTGAGTTTCCTCTTCCCAGACTCAGATTCCCTCTGGCTCCCTCTGAAAGGGTTCCAATTATGTACAACTCCTGCCACCAGCCCTATACCACTGATACTCCCTGTCTTAGAACAAGGGAAAAAGTGGCTTTATGCTCCTGGGGTAGGGAGATACATGCCTTTCCTTGGGCTGGTCCAGGACAGGACATAGAGCCTGAGATTGGCTGACCGGAAAAGGGAAGTGCAAAGGGAAGGTCTCAGCTTGTTATATAAACCCACCCCCTGCCCTTCCTTCTCTAGGTCACAGAGACCAGGACTGGTCCCCTGGGCTGCAGCAACTACGACAACCTGGACTCGGTCAGCTCTGTCCTGGTACAGAGTCCGGAGAACAAAGTGCAGTTACTCGGTAAGGAGCCCTGTGACGTTTTTACACTTTCCATACAcggtaaaaaacaacaacaacaacaacaacttagATCACCAAAAGGAAAAAGTCCTGCCTGCCCCATGTGGCTAAACCCTTCTGAAGACAAGAACTACCACTGGTTCTGGAACTTGTATTTAACAACTTTCCATCATTCTTTTGAGAAAACTTCTGACATGGTTCACTTTACACCTCGACCATTGCTCAAACCACTGGACACCCAAAtcctcccacctcccatcctTTCCAGGACCTCTGTCACTATCCTACAGCAACAGCACATCCATCATCATATACCTTGATCTCGTTGGCGATCTCCTTTGATGTCCAAAGAACCCTCTGCTTTATCCTAAGTACACATTGGGGAGTAGCTGGCCTTTGCAGAGTGGTTATGGGGTACCGTCTCTAGCTTGACTAAGAGCTACACAACTGTGGGACCATTGGTTACCCTGAGAGTGTTCCCTGCTTTCTGTTACTAGTCTGCAGTCTTCAATGGGAGATCAAAGCCAggagaagagtttgagaagaataggagCCTTAACTGGGGACAAAACAGGCAGAAACAGAAAAGCGAAAGGAAGGGGAACGACCCTAGGTCTGGAGCTGGGAGATAAGGGGAGGCACTCAGCTCCTGCTGTCTGTCCCCCAAGCATCCTGGGGGCAGAGCCATGCAAACTGATTCAGACAGAGCTGTTTGGCAATGGGAAAAGTTCATTCTTCTTAAGGCCTGAGTTGGACTCTGTTTAGGATATTATTGTCTTGGTATTATAAAATCGATAGCCGTCACCCAGGATCTGTGATTACAAATTCCAGGCAACCTGAGCCAGACGTAACCCCTCAATGCTTTAGGCATCAAGAAGCatacaaaaaggaggaaaagactcCTGTATTTAAAGCCGCCCAATGCAATTAGCATCCCTCTTCTCTTAGGTCCCTGGATGGGCTGAAGTTCAGAGTGTCTGGTGGTTCATTTGGAATAGTTTATGCTATTTAATTTTATAGCCCATCACTCATGCAGACATTGCTCGGGGCACTTATTTTGTAGCAATAGGAAATGttaggaggaggagggagctaATGCGGGAGGTGAAAGGAAAGGACTTGGAGAGGGCTGAGTGTTGAAAGCAAGCGTGTGTGGACAGCGTGCATGGGGAGGGCTGCTCAAGTGCCACTGTGGGCACGTCAAGAAAGGAAGGTTTAGCAGCCGTTCAGAACAGGAGGTAGATcacaaacaagaacaacaaacatCTACCACGGCTGCAATTCTAAGTTATATTTTGAGGTCTGCCGAGACTGGGTTACATACTTTGGGCTCTCTGATTTCCTGCCAAGGACAAGGTCAAGGGTGTGACAATAAAGAGCTGGCAGATATCTGATGAAAGGGGAGCTCATCCCGTCCAGAAGTCCTCGCGTCCCTCCCTCTCCTGGCACAGTTTCTCCCAGTGTCCCTGCTGGGAGAGCCTCCTGCAGGTCTGACCTCGAACCGGGCTGGGCTGCAACCAAAGGCATGCCCGTCCTTCATTCACCTCTGGATATGCTTCCAACAGCCGCCCTGTGTGGCTTGAAGCCAACTAGGAATCTGTTCTGCTGCTGGTGAACCAATATCCACCACAGATGGGTAGGAAAACTGAAGCTCGGAGCAATTTAGTGGGTTATATTCAAGACCAGAGGCAGCTAATTAGAAAAGAGAGCTGAGAGACATTCATATCTATCCAGGCTCAACTGAACTTGGGGCATCCATCGCCATCTTGCTTTCACATCGCGTTAAGGGTTAAACCCTGAGATAGGCAGCCAGTCCCAGTTATGCAGTATGACCCAATGGGACAAGGACAGGGTCTGACACCAAGCTGACTTTCCCAGCACTGTGACTTGGGCAGGTCACCGTGGTCACTGGACTGGGATTTCCTCATTATAAGAGCCTCAGTATGACCACAGTGTTGCTTGTAGTTGTATATGGAAAGTGCTTGCTGTAGTGCCTGGCCACTGTGTACCCACACCACCTTGTCCCTACCTCCTAAGCAGGACAGCCTCCTTGGTCATCGGGGCTAAGGTGGGAGGCCCAGGAGGGTCAGCATTCAGAAGTATCCTAGGAGGCCTGCCTCTCACCTCAGAGAAGCTAGAAACAGGATGGCAATTGGAGGCAGAGCAAAAAAGCCCATCAAGCCTTGATTCTTCCCCCACGAGGGCTATAAGCTCTTCCTTTATCTGaaacatcttcccatttccatCCTAGAAATGCTGACACGTAGCCAATAAGCCCGTTCATATGATATGCACGCTCTCAATTTGGCTGATGTGAGGGGTTTGACTAAGCCTTGAGCTTTGACGTGCCCCATCTGTCACCGGGACAGCAATAACCCTGTGTCCCAACCAGCTCAGCAGGATCAGGGCCTGGGGTGGCCGTTCTTGGGCCCAGCATGCACAAGTCAGCAGAACCCCAGCTGGGGATCCTGCAGCCTTGGGTGTGGGAAACCGAGTACTCCCTGGCCCTGCCCGGCAGTTCCCTGACTCGTCCTTTCCTTAGGCCTGCAGGTGCTGCTGCCCGAGTACCTGCGGGAGCGCTTCGTGACCGCTGCGCTCAGCTACATCACATGCAGCTCTGAGGGCGAGCTCATCTGCAAGGAGAATGACTGTTGGTGCAAGTGCAGCCCCACCTTCCCAGAATGCAATTGTCCTGACGCTGACATCCAGGCCATGGAGGACAGCCTGCTGCAGATCCAGGACTCCTGGGTGACTCACAACCAGCAGTTTGAGGAGTCAGGTGAGCAGTCAGTCAGCCCAGATTTCCTCCCTGTCAATGGGAGGTGGCTGAGAGGTACGGGGTAAGAACCCGGGGCGCTCAGCTTGGCTCCTGGCTCAGCCGCTTAACTGGCTGGGTGACCTCCAGCAGGTTATATGACCACCCCAAGTctgaactcattttctttttttgtatatgcAAACAGACCTAATACCTACCAAAGTGATGCGTTTCAAGGACTTAATAAGCTAAGGTAAATATAATTGAGGCCATAggccttgtctgtcttgtttgcCACAGATTCCACAGTGCCTGCACACAAGGTGcacagtgaatatttgttgaatgaatgaggcaCACGGCATGTTTCTAGGAGGCACCGAGTACATGCTGGTGATTGCTTATTGCAGGTATAACTGATATCAATGTCACCTTGAGACTAAGATTCAGAGGGCTTGGTTTTGAGTTCTTATTCCGTGTTATGGcttgaatgtttgtatcccctcaaattcatatgtggaaaaTCTGatgcccaaggtgatggtattaggaggtggggactttgggatTTGATTAGGTCCTAAGGGCCGAGCCCTCATGAACGGGATCAGTGCTCATATAAAGGAGGCCCCAGAGAGATCCCTTACCTCTTCCAACATGTGAGGACCCAACAagaattttgccatctgcaacccagaagagggccttcaccagaaccTGCCAGCAGCCTCCTGAtcctggacttctggcctctgaaaatacatttctgttgtttacgccacccagtctgtggtattttgttataacagcttGGACAGACCTCAACACACCTCATTACTGACCCTTTGTCCTAACTTTGCTTTAGCCCTGAAGCTCCTCagtgcctccatttcttcatctgtaaatgagggaaaatgataataataggtGGATGGATGGCCCATATGGAGCAATGTAGATAAAGTATAAAGAACTCTGCGTGATACAGAgttctttatacttttcagtattaaatgaatttaatacaTTTCAGTATTAAATGAATAATAGTTATATGGATGTATCTCAAAAAAACAATACTggataaaacaaagcaaatgaaaaaggttatgtattatatatacataattgtatttaaataacatttatatgtaatactgtaataacatattaaatataatacatatttagtACTATTTGATGTTTAAAACATACTAGccaatacttaatatttttatggataaatatatttttagaaaacgttaaaaaatatagtaataaagaaaacattcaaGAGAGTAGTTACATCTAGATAAAGATGGAGGGGGAAGTTTAGGGCCTTCAAGTATATTTGCTTtgccatatttcttttaaaaaaaaatctgaattcagTATGGCAAAATGGCAACTCTAGGTGGTGGGCACATGGGAGTTTATCTTGTTATTCTCTGTGCTGTTTTGTATACCTAAGTGTTTCATAAAAAGAACTGTGCACACACTACTAGTTGTTAATGTCATTACTAGGTGTGATTTTCCAGTCATCTGGGTGGGGGCTGAAGAACAGGGACTTGAGAAATCAGAATGAACTGAGGCCCCAGGCATTGCCATCTCAGGTCTTAAACAAGGCATTCAGTTGCTAAGGAGAGTATCATATTCCGGCCCCCAGCTGCATTGGACCAATGGTGGTGGGATGCGTTAGGTAATGCTAGAGTGTGTGGGAAGGACTTTGGGCTTTCAGCACTAGGGATTACTGCCAGTGAGTGAAGGAGGACTGTCCAGACCCCCATCAGGAGACGTGATGGCTGCAGGTTCCAAGTAAAAGCAGGTGCATAGACAGAGATCTGAGCGTGAATTCAGAAAACACACTGTGCCCAGGAAGCTCTGAGGAGGACTCAGACTTGCAGTAGGAGCTAAGAACCAGAAAGCACATTGCTTCCGGGTTAGTTTCAAGAAAGAATGGGTGTCTGGCCAAGAGGTAAATCTCAAAAGAGAGGAAAGGTGTTTCTAGAGTCAGAGAGAAGGACATGGAGGGAAGAGGCTGGTCTCAGGGACTGAAAGGCTTCTAAGAAGACTTCTGAGCTGGGTGCTCCCTCTTCTGTGTCTGCATTTGCCAGTCTTGTCCGCCCTCACCTTCATGAGTGCCTCACACCTTCCCTAAGGGTGTGGTGGTGTGATTGAAGAAGATTGTGCATGAATTATAAGGTGGTATAAAGGGCAAGAGAGATGCATCCCAAGGTCATTGGCCCTGTGGGTGGTGACAGAGATGTGTTTTGAAATTCAGAAGCATATTAGAAACAGGAAGGTTGGGAAAGAATCCATATCTTAAGGTATGTCAATCATCTCTGAATAAGGctgtttgaaaagaaagaaataaaagggccCGGGAGGGTGAATGTGAAGCCTCCTTCCTCATACAGTGACTGAAGGGCGGGCTgggtctggggggaggggggaggtcctCCTGATGGGCACCCATCCAGGTGCCCCTCAGCTCAGCTCTCGTGTTCTTACCCACAGAGGAATTCCAGGCCCTGCTGAAGCGGCTGCCGGACGACAGGTTCCTGAACTCCACAGCCATCTCCCAGTTCTGGGCCATGGACACCAGCCTCCAGCACCGCTACCAGCAGCTGGGAGTCAGCTTGAAAGTGCTGTTCAAGAAGACCCATCGGATCGTCCGCCGGCTCTTCAACCTCTGCAAGCGCTGTCACCGGCAGCCCCGCTTCCGCCTGCCCAAGGAGAGGTGAGCACCCCAGATGCCCGAGCCAGAGCACGTCACCCATGACAGCCACTGAGGCCGGGGAGGGCCCCTGTCCaacacagcagagctgggaatGCTGGCGCACACACGGCCTGTTAGAGTCTCCTATTATCTTGACATACTTGCGTGTCATTCTCAGTTATGAGTTGCAtctgaagtgagagagagaaaaaaacagagaggctaattttacttttatataaattatagtcGATTCGAATGTTATTCTAATAATACTCTAATTCTCACTTACTCATTTCTATTTTAGTAAGtcttttaggaaagaaaagggtGGAGTTAAAGCTTTCAGACCAATTGCGTATGATGAGAAACACACACAATAGATTGTTTCCAACAAGTGACTCTGCTCTGAGTCATAGGAGGGAAGCGAGCGGAGGCCTGTGCCCTCAGGAACAGAGTGGGGCTGGATTGTCACAGGCCCTCATGCATCCATCCGCTCCTTCACACGTGCATCCAACAAGCCTTTATTAAGTCCACCTCGCATGTCCTAATATTAAGCAGTGAGGGATATTTGTTAATTGAGAAGATGTAATAAATATACAGgaacatcaaaattataaaattattatgtgGCAGCCGCTTAAAAGCATGTTCGTGGACTGTAAATCAAAGGCATGGTCTAATAATAGTAAAGGTCAGAGAGAAAAGCCACCCAGGAGAAGGACNNNNNNNNNNNNNNNNNNNNNNNNNNNNNNNNNNNNNNNNNNNNNNNNNNNNNNNNNNNNNNNNNNNNNNNNNNNNNNNNNNNNNNNNNNNNNNNNNNNNGTTCACAGATGGCTTCCCTGCATATGCCGTGAAAGCAGGGACCCTGCATTGTTCCCCAACATATTCTCAGAAACTAGGATTGTTCCTGGTACCTGGTAAGCATTTCCTAACTAtgtgttgggaaaaaaaaaaaaaaaaaaagaacctttctCAAATGCCCTTGCCGGTCTGTCCTCTCACTCATATGTCCCTCGTTACCTGTGCCTCAGTTAGAAGTGCACCCCTGGGTTGCTGTGAGGGCAGCGCCCCCTCCTGGAATGCTCTGGCTCACACGTACCAGCCCACTTCCATTTCCTCCCACACAATCTGGCCAAGAGGTCCTTCTCCTGGGTGGCTTTTCTCTCTGACCTTTACTATTATTAGACCATGCCTTTGATTTACAGTCCACGAACATGCTTTTAAGCGGCTGCcacataataattttataattttgatgttcCTGTATATTTATTACATCTTCTCAATTAACAAATATCCCTCACTGCTTAATATTAGGACATGCGAGGTGGACTTAATAAAGGCTTGTTGGATGCACGTGTGAAGGAGCGGATGGATGCATGAGGGCCTGTGACAATCCAGCCCCACTCTGTTCCTGAGGGCACAGGCCCTCCGCTCGCTTCCCTCCTATGACTCAGAGCAGAGTCACTTGTTGGAAACAATCTATTGTGTGTGTTTCTCATCATACGCAATTGGTCTGAAAGCTTTAACTCCacccttttctttcctaaaagaCTTACTAAAATAGAAATGAGTAAGTGAGAATTAGAGTATTATTAGAATAACATTCGAATCgactataatttatataaaagtaaaattagcctctctgtttttttctctctctcacttcagaTGCAACTCATAACTGAGAATGACACGCAAGTATGTCAAGATAATAGGAGACTCTAACAGGCCGTGTGTGCGCCAGCattcccagctctgctgtgttGGACAGGGGCCCTCCCCGGCCTCAGTGGCTGTCATGGGTGACGTGCTCTGGCTCGGGCATCTGGGGTGCTCACCTCTCCTTGGGCAGGCGGAAGCGGGGCTGCCGGTGACAGCGCTTGCAGAGGTTGAAGAGCCGGCGGACGATCCGATGGGTCTTCTTGAACAGCACTTTCAAGCTGACTCCCAGCTGCTGGTAGCGGTGCTGGAGGCTGGTGTCCATGGCCCAGAACTGGGAGATGGCTGTGGAGTTCAGGAACCTGTCGTCCGGCAGCCGCTTCAGCAGGGCCTGGAATTCCTCTGTGGGTAAGAACACGAGAGCTGAGCTGAGGGGCACCTGGATGGGTGCCCATCAGGaggacctccccccaccccccagacccAGCCCGCCCTTCAGTCACTGTATGAGGAAGGAGGCTTCACATTCCACCCTCCCGggcccttttatttctttcttttcaaacagCCTTATTCAGAGATGATTGACATACCTTAAGATATGGATTCTTTCCCAACCTTCCTGTTTCTAATATGCTTCTGAATTTCAAAACACATCTCTGTCACCACCCACAGGGCCAATGACCTTGGGATGCATCTCTCTTGCCCTTTATACCACCTTATAATTCATGCACAATCTTCTTCAATCACACCACCACACCCTTAGGGAAGGTGTGAGGCACTCATGAAGGTGAGGGCGGACAAGACTGGCAAATGCAGACACAGAAGAGGGAGCACCCAGCTCAGAAGTCTTCTTAGAAGCCTTTCAGTCCCTGAGACCAGCCTCTTCCCTCCATGTCCTTCTCTCTGACTCTAGAACACCTTTCCTCTCTTTTGAGATTTACCTCTTGGCCAGACACCCATTCTTTCTTGAAACTAACCCGGAAGCAATGTGCTTTCTGGTTCTTAGCTCCTACTGCAAGTCTGAGTCCTCCTCAGAGCTTCCTGGGCACAGTGTGTTTTCTGAATTCACTGCTCAGATCTCTGTCTATGCACCTGCTTTTACTTGGAACCTGCAAGCCATCACGTCTCCTGATGGGGGTCTGGACAGTCCTCCTTCACTCACTGGCAGTAATCCCTAGTGCTGAAAGCCCAAAGTCCTTTCCCACACACTCTAGCATTACCTAACGCATCCCACCACCATTGGTCCAATGCAGCTGGGGGGCCGGAATATGATACTCTCCTTAGCAACTGAATGCCTTGTTTAAGACCTGAGATGGCAATGCCTGGGGCCTCAGTTCATTCTGATTTCTCAAGTCCCTGGTTCTTCAGCCCCCACCCAGATGACTGGAAAAATCACACCTAGTAATGACATTAACAACTAGTAGTGTGTGCACAGTTCTTTTTATGAAACACTTAGGTATACAAAACAGCACAGAGAATAACAAGATAAACTCCCATGTGCCACCACCTAGAGTTTGCCATTTTGCCATActgaattcagatttttttttaaaagaaatatggcaAAGCAAATATACTTGAAGGCCCTAAACTTCCCCCTCCATCTTTATCTAGATGTAACTACTCTCttgaatgttttctttattactatattttttaacgttttctaaaaatatatttatccataaaaatattaagtattggCTAGTATGTTTTAAACATCAAATAGTactaaatatgtattatatttaatatgttattacagtattacatataaatgttatttaaatacaatatgtatatataatacataacctttttcatttgctttgttttatccAGTATTGTTTTTTTGAGATACATCCATATAACTATTATTCATTTAATACTGAAAtgtattaaattcatttaatactgaaaagtataaagaacTCTGTATCACGCAGAGTTCTTTATACTTTATCTACATTGCTCCATATGGGCCATCCATCCacctattattatcattttccctcatttacagatgaagaaatggaggcactGAGGAGCTTCAGGGCTAAAGCAAAGTTAGACAAAGGGTCAGTAATAGAGTGTGTTGAGGTCTGTCCAAGCtgtttataacaaaataccacagactgggtggcgtaaacaacagaaatgtattttcagaggccagaagtccaggaTCAGGAGGCTGCTGGCAggttctggtgaaggccctcttctgggttgcagatggcaaaattctTGTTGGGTCCTCACATGTTGGAAGAGGTAAGGGATCTCTCTGGGGCCTCCTTTATATGAGCACTGATCCCGTTCATGAGGGCTCGGCCCTTAGGACCTAATCAAatcccaaagtccccacctcctaataccatcaccttgggcatCAGAttttccacatatgaatttgaggggatacaaacattcaagCCATAACACGGAATAAGAACTCAAAACCAAGCCCTCTGAATCTTAGTCTCAAGGTGACATTGATATCAGTTATACCTGCAATAAGCAATCACCAGCATGTACTCGGTGCCTCCTAGAAACATGCCGTGtgcctcattcattcaacaaatattcactgtgCACCTTGTGTGCAGGCACTGTGGAATCTGTGgcaaacaagacagacaaggccTATGGCCTCAATTATATTTACCTTAGCTTATTAAGTCCTTGAAACGCATCACTTTGGTAGGTATTAGGTCTGTTTgcatatacaaaaaaagaaaatgagttcagACTTGGGGTGGTCATATAACCTGCTGGAGGTCACCCAGCCAGTTAAGCGGCTGAGCCAGGAGCCAAGCTGAGCGCCCCGGGTTCTTACCCCGTACCTCTCAGCCACCTCCCATTGACAGGGAGGAAATCTGGGCTGACTGACTGCTCACCTGACTCCTCAAACTGCTGGTTGTGAGTCACCCAGGAGTCCTGGATCTGCAGCAGGCTGTCCTCCATGGCCTGGATGTCAGCGTCAGGACAAGTTGCATTCTGGGAAGGTGGGGCTGCACTTGCACCAACAGTCATTCTCCTTGCAGATGAGCTCGCCCTCAGAGCTGCATGTGATGTAGCTGAGCGCAGCGGTCACGAAGCGCTCCCGCAGGTACTCGGGCAGCAGCACCTGCAGGCCTAAGGAAAGGACGAGTCAGGGAACTGCCGGGCAGGGCCAGGGAGTACTCGGTTTCCCACACCCAAGGCTGCAGGATCCCCAGCTGGGGTTTCTGCTGACTTGTGCATGCTGGGCCCAAGAACGGCCACCCCAGGCCCTGATCCTGCTGAGCTGGTTGGGACACAGGGTTATTGCTGTCCCGGTGACAGATGGGGCACGTCAAAGCTCAAGGCTTAGTCAAACCCCTCACATCAGCCAAATTGAGAGCGTGCATATCATATGAACGGGCTTATTGGCTACGTGTCAGCATTTCTAGGatggaaatgggaagatgtttCAGATAAGGAAGAGCTTATAG
The sequence above is drawn from the Tursiops truncatus isolate mTurTru1 chromosome 1, mTurTru1.mat.Y, whole genome shotgun sequence genome and encodes:
- the LOC117312663 gene encoding BMP/retinoic acid-inducible neural-specific protein 2-like, which encodes MTAFREFARWKVNSLALERKDFFSLPLPLAPEFIRNIRLLGRRPNLQQVTENLIKKYGTHFLLSATLGGEESLTIFVDKRKLSRKSEVAGIAPIVGGGGNSSAVSLEILHQLAASYFIDRESTLRRLHHIQIATGAIKVTETRTGPLGCSNYDNLDSVSSVLVQSPENKVQLLGLQVLLPEYLRERFVTAALSYITCSSEGELICKENDCWCKCSPTFPECNCPDADIQAMEDSLLQIQDSWVTHNQQFEESEEFQALLKRLPDDRFLNSTAISQFWAMDTSLQHRYQQLGVSLKVLFKKTHRIVRRLFNLCKRCHRQPRFRLPKER